The following proteins come from a genomic window of Kitasatospora sp. NBC_01246:
- a CDS encoding electron transfer flavoprotein subunit alpha/FixB family protein, with protein sequence MAEILVLVDHADGAVRKPALELLTLARRIGEPSAVVLGAGAAAAELAAKAGEFGAAKVYVADGAEFADQLVVPKVDALAQIAKATGAAAVLVTSSGEGKEVAARVALRIGSGIITDAVDLRAGADGPVATQAVFAASYTVDSRVSNGAPVITVKPNAVAPEAAPAAGAVENVTVEFTGNAAKVTSRTPRVSSGRPELTEAAIVVSGGRGVGEAAGFGVVEELADALGAAVGASRAAVDAGWYPHSNQVGQTGKQVSPQLYVANGISGAIQHRAGMQTSKTIVAVNKDPEAPIFELADYGVVGDLFAVLPQLTGEVQARKG encoded by the coding sequence ATGGCTGAGATTCTCGTCCTGGTGGACCACGCCGACGGTGCGGTCCGCAAGCCGGCCCTCGAACTGCTGACCCTGGCCCGCCGGATCGGCGAGCCGTCGGCGGTCGTGCTGGGCGCCGGTGCGGCCGCAGCTGAACTCGCCGCCAAGGCCGGCGAGTTCGGTGCGGCGAAGGTGTACGTCGCGGACGGCGCGGAGTTCGCCGACCAGCTGGTCGTCCCGAAGGTGGACGCGCTGGCCCAGATCGCCAAGGCGACCGGTGCCGCGGCGGTGCTGGTCACCTCCTCCGGTGAGGGCAAGGAGGTCGCCGCGCGGGTCGCGCTGCGGATCGGCTCCGGCATCATCACCGACGCCGTCGACCTCCGGGCCGGCGCCGACGGCCCGGTCGCCACCCAGGCCGTCTTCGCCGCCTCGTACACCGTCGACTCGCGCGTCAGCAACGGCGCCCCGGTCATCACGGTGAAGCCGAACGCGGTGGCCCCCGAGGCCGCTCCGGCCGCGGGTGCGGTGGAGAACGTCACCGTCGAGTTCACCGGCAACGCCGCCAAGGTCACCTCGCGCACCCCGCGGGTCTCCTCCGGCCGCCCGGAGCTGACCGAGGCCGCGATCGTGGTCTCCGGCGGCCGCGGCGTCGGCGAGGCGGCCGGCTTCGGTGTGGTCGAGGAGCTGGCCGACGCGCTGGGCGCGGCGGTCGGTGCCTCGCGCGCCGCCGTCGACGCCGGCTGGTACCCGCACAGCAACCAGGTCGGCCAGACCGGCAAGCAGGTCTCCCCGCAGCTGTACGTGGCCAACGGCATCTCGGGTGCCATCCAGCACCGGGCCGGCATGCAGACCTCGAAGACCATCGTGGCCGTCAACAAGGACCCGGAGGCCCCGATCTTCGAGCTGGCGGACTACGGCGTGGTCGGCGACCTCTTCGCCGTGCTGCCGCAGCTCACCGGCGAGGTCCAGGCCCGCAAGGGCTGA
- a CDS encoding chloride channel protein: MPEQTGRPVGGPEAVRAVLLKKGYLVLLLISAVVGIPVSLAAFGFVSLEHELQHWVWESLPDSLGLDRAPWWWPLPALLLAGLLLAPIVTRLPGRGGHVPVDGLGGPPTLPVAVPGVVLAALACLPLGVVLGPEAPLMALGSGLALLAVRPAWLTAKPQLGPVLGAAGSAAAISTIFGSPLVAAVMIIEGAGLGGPQLTALILPCLLASGIGALVFTGFGHWTGLSIGALSLPSEPPSGVPDPGDFLWGVPLAVVVAAICVTGRLLGTRVKGYVTGLPDRPAPTRRATAVRTVLCAVAVGACITAYALLTGRSPEEAALSGQATLGELAADPASWPVGALLALLVCKALGWGIALGGLRGGPIFPALLIGATLGIACGPLPGFGFAPGLAAGLAASAAAVTRLPVTSTVLASALLGADSANSMPLLIVAAVTAFVVAETIHRLGRRRAGAAPAGGAPPERPAEG, encoded by the coding sequence ATGCCCGAGCAGACCGGTCGGCCCGTCGGCGGACCCGAGGCCGTGCGCGCGGTACTGCTGAAGAAGGGCTACCTGGTCCTCCTGCTGATCTCGGCCGTCGTCGGCATCCCCGTCTCGCTCGCCGCGTTCGGCTTCGTCAGCCTGGAGCACGAACTCCAGCACTGGGTCTGGGAGAGCCTTCCGGACAGCCTCGGCCTGGACCGGGCGCCCTGGTGGTGGCCGCTGCCCGCGCTGCTGCTCGCCGGCCTGCTGCTCGCCCCGATCGTCACCCGGCTGCCCGGCCGCGGCGGCCACGTCCCGGTGGACGGACTCGGCGGTCCGCCCACCCTCCCGGTCGCCGTACCCGGCGTGGTGCTGGCGGCCCTGGCCTGTCTGCCGCTCGGCGTCGTGCTCGGTCCCGAGGCGCCGCTGATGGCCCTGGGCAGCGGCCTCGCCCTGCTCGCCGTCCGGCCCGCCTGGCTGACCGCCAAGCCCCAACTGGGGCCCGTGCTCGGCGCGGCCGGCTCGGCGGCGGCGATCTCCACCATCTTCGGCAGTCCGCTGGTCGCCGCCGTGATGATCATCGAGGGCGCCGGCCTCGGCGGGCCGCAGCTGACGGCGCTGATCCTGCCGTGCCTGCTGGCGAGCGGCATCGGCGCGCTGGTGTTCACCGGCTTCGGCCACTGGACGGGGCTGTCGATCGGGGCCCTCTCGCTGCCCTCGGAGCCGCCGTCCGGCGTCCCGGACCCGGGTGACTTCCTCTGGGGGGTCCCGCTCGCGGTCGTGGTGGCGGCGATCTGCGTGACCGGCCGGCTCCTCGGCACCCGGGTCAAGGGGTACGTCACCGGCCTCCCGGACCGGCCCGCGCCGACCCGGCGGGCGACGGCCGTCCGGACGGTGCTCTGCGCCGTCGCCGTCGGCGCCTGCATCACCGCGTACGCGCTGCTCACCGGGCGCTCGCCGGAGGAGGCCGCGCTCTCCGGACAGGCCACCCTCGGCGAGCTGGCCGCCGATCCGGCGTCCTGGCCGGTCGGCGCGCTGCTGGCGTTGCTGGTCTGCAAGGCGCTCGGCTGGGGCATCGCGCTGGGCGGCCTGCGCGGTGGTCCGATCTTCCCGGCGCTCCTGATCGGCGCGACCCTCGGGATCGCCTGCGGGCCGCTGCCCGGTTTCGGCTTCGCCCCGGGGCTGGCGGCCGGCCTCGCCGCCTCCGCCGCCGCGGTCACCCGACTGCCGGTCACCAGCACCGTGCTCGCGTCGGCACTGCTCGGGGCCGACTCGGCGAACTCGATGCCGCTGCTGATCGTCGCCGCGGTGACGGCCTTCGTGGTCGCCGAGACGATCCACCGGCTCGGCCGCCGCCGGGCCGGGGCCGCACCCGCCGGCGGGGCCCCGCCGGAGCGGCCGGCCGAAGGCTGA
- a CDS encoding chaplin, with product MKVKKIAAVAAATGGLVLAAAGVASAHGGAAANGVAAGSPGVVAGNQVQIPVHIPVNLCGNTVSVIGVLNPAFGNHCANF from the coding sequence ATGAAGGTCAAGAAGATCGCCGCCGTTGCCGCCGCCACCGGTGGCCTGGTGCTGGCCGCCGCCGGTGTCGCGTCCGCCCACGGCGGCGCCGCCGCCAACGGTGTGGCCGCCGGCTCCCCGGGCGTGGTCGCGGGCAACCAGGTTCAGATTCCCGTGCACATCCCGGTGAACCTCTGCGGCAACACCGTCAGCGTGATCGGCGTGCTGAACCCGGCGTTCGGCAACCACTGCGCCAACTTCTAA
- a CDS encoding chaplin gives MRNVAKKGLLTAVATGSVLASTAGYAYAGAEAQGGAAGSPGVASGNSVQVPVEVPINACGNTVDVIGVLNPAYGNHCANVSGHSGGGHSASGSSASGAAAGSPGVVSGNSVQAPVHVPVNACGNSVDVVGVGNPAFGNACGNEGSSVATTPPAKPDEDCPEEHGSHNPPPPTGQPSTPPSHPGGGETTPGNPRTGSPSATTPAAPGATTPAMTTAAGGGQSGQAVPASVRTAAPEAADSQLASTGAGGTELLGAAGLALLLGGGVLYRRARAGAR, from the coding sequence ATGAGGAATGTAGCCAAGAAGGGGCTCCTCACGGCCGTGGCCACCGGCAGTGTCCTGGCCTCGACCGCCGGCTACGCCTACGCGGGCGCCGAGGCGCAGGGGGGCGCCGCCGGTTCGCCGGGCGTGGCCTCCGGCAACTCGGTGCAGGTACCGGTCGAGGTGCCGATCAACGCCTGCGGCAACACCGTCGATGTGATCGGCGTGCTGAACCCGGCGTACGGCAACCACTGCGCCAACGTCAGCGGGCACTCCGGCGGCGGCCACAGCGCCTCGGGGTCGTCCGCCTCCGGTGCGGCGGCGGGCTCGCCCGGCGTGGTCTCCGGCAACAGCGTCCAGGCGCCCGTGCACGTCCCGGTCAACGCCTGCGGCAACTCGGTCGACGTGGTCGGCGTCGGCAACCCGGCCTTCGGGAACGCCTGTGGGAACGAGGGCTCGTCGGTGGCCACCACCCCGCCCGCCAAGCCGGACGAGGACTGCCCCGAGGAGCACGGCTCGCACAACCCTCCGCCGCCCACCGGTCAGCCGTCCACACCGCCGTCGCACCCGGGCGGCGGTGAGACCACGCCCGGCAACCCCCGGACGGGCAGCCCGTCCGCCACCACCCCGGCGGCGCCCGGTGCGACCACTCCCGCGATGACCACCGCGGCCGGCGGCGGCCAGAGCGGTCAGGCCGTGCCGGCATCGGTGCGCACCGCCGCTCCCGAGGCGGCCGACAGCCAGCTGGCCTCGACCGGTGCGGGCGGCACCGAGCTGCTCGGCGCGGCCGGCCTCGCCCTGCTGCTCGGCGGCGGAGTGCTCTACCGCCGCGCCCGCGCCGGCGCGCGCTGA
- a CDS encoding HAAS signaling domain-containing protein, with the protein MTDTLAHPLVRDYLSSVEALTAALPELHRRELLADLREHIEVALADADHLDGDGVRGVLDQLGAPGEIAAAALAEEPGDDRPVPESGGRTAVTVALIAVPLPAALVPVIGAPLGLAAAVVGLVRLWKSPQWSRREKREATLLALSPVLVLPVVAAVLSVVLGGLSARTVTIALLVTLALPVVAAARLVRSAARLR; encoded by the coding sequence GTGACGGACACCCTCGCCCACCCCCTCGTACGGGACTACCTCTCCTCGGTCGAGGCGCTGACGGCCGCGCTTCCCGAACTCCACCGCCGGGAGCTGCTGGCGGACCTGCGCGAGCACATCGAGGTGGCACTGGCGGACGCCGACCACCTCGACGGGGACGGCGTGCGCGGCGTCCTGGACCAGCTGGGGGCGCCCGGCGAGATCGCGGCGGCCGCGCTGGCGGAGGAACCGGGCGACGACCGGCCGGTGCCGGAGAGCGGCGGGCGGACCGCGGTCACCGTCGCCCTGATCGCCGTACCGCTGCCGGCCGCGCTCGTCCCGGTGATCGGGGCGCCGCTGGGACTGGCCGCCGCGGTCGTCGGGCTCGTCCGGCTGTGGAAGTCCCCGCAGTGGTCCCGGCGGGAGAAGCGGGAGGCGACGCTGCTCGCGCTCTCGCCCGTCCTGGTCCTCCCGGTGGTCGCGGCAGTGCTCTCGGTGGTGCTCGGCGGCCTGAGCGCGCGCACGGTGACGATCGCGCTCCTGGTGACCCTGGCCCTCCCGGTGGTGGCGGCCGCCCGGCTGGTCCGCTCGGCCGCCCGGCTCCGCTAG
- a CDS encoding electron transfer flavoprotein subunit beta/FixA family protein — MSLRIVVCVKYVPDATGDRRFADDHTTDREGVDGLLSELDEYGVEQALRISEAHGDAEVTVLTVGPDDAKDALRKALSMGADKAVHVNDDDIHGTDVIGTSAVVAKALEKTGFDLVIGGMASTDGTMGVLPALLAERLGVPQLTLLSEVSVEGGVVKGRRDGDAATELVEAALPAVVSVTDQSGEARYPSFKGIMAAKKKPVQSFDLDDLGIEAGEVGLAGAWTAVESVTARPARTAGTVVKDEGEGGKQLAVFLAEQKFI, encoded by the coding sequence ATGAGCTTGAGGATCGTTGTCTGTGTGAAGTACGTGCCGGACGCGACGGGTGACCGTCGTTTCGCGGACGACCACACCACCGACCGGGAGGGTGTGGACGGCCTTCTGTCGGAGCTGGACGAGTACGGCGTGGAGCAGGCGCTGCGGATCTCCGAGGCGCACGGCGATGCCGAGGTGACGGTGCTGACGGTGGGGCCGGACGACGCCAAGGACGCGCTGCGCAAGGCGCTGTCGATGGGTGCGGACAAGGCCGTGCACGTGAACGACGACGACATCCACGGTACGGATGTGATCGGGACGTCGGCGGTGGTGGCGAAGGCGCTGGAGAAGACCGGGTTCGACCTGGTGATCGGCGGCATGGCGTCGACGGACGGCACGATGGGTGTGCTGCCGGCGCTGCTGGCGGAGCGGCTGGGTGTGCCGCAGCTGACGCTGCTGTCGGAGGTGTCGGTCGAGGGCGGTGTGGTGAAGGGCCGTCGTGACGGTGACGCGGCGACGGAGCTGGTGGAGGCGGCGCTGCCGGCGGTGGTGTCGGTGACGGACCAGTCGGGTGAGGCGCGGTACCCGTCGTTCAAGGGCATCATGGCGGCGAAGAAGAAGCCGGTGCAGTCGTTCGACCTGGACGATCTGGGCATCGAGGCCGGTGAGGTCGGTCTGGCGGGTGCGTGGACGGCGGTGGAGTCGGTGACGGCGCGTCCGGCGCGGACGGCCGGCACGGTCGTCAAGGACGAGGGTGAGGGCGGCAAGCAGCTCGCCGTGTTCCTCGCCGAGCAGAAGTTCATCTAG
- a CDS encoding M20/M25/M40 family metallo-hydrolase, whose product MSERSESTAGRAAAPKVTAESEVAGICRDLIRIDTSNYGDGSGPGERKAAEYVAEQLAEFGIEPQIFESAKGRASTVVRIEGEDRSRPGLLIHGHTDVVPANAADWTYDPFSGEIADGCVWGRGAVDMKDMDAMTLAVVRDRLRTGRKPPRDLVLAFVADEEAGGTYGARYLVDKHPDLFEGVTEGIGEVGGFSFTVNDQVRLYLVETAEKGMHWMRLTVEGRAGHGSMENDDNAITELCEAVARLGRHTFPLRITKTVRAFLDELSDALGVRLDPENMDETLRVLGGIAKMIGTTLRNTAQPTMLGAGYKVNVIPGQATAHVDGRFLPGYEEEFLAELDSVLGPRVKRESLHSDKAIETSFDGALVEAMQSALQAEDPIARAVPYCLSGGTDAKSFQDLGIRCFGFAPLQLPPELDFAGMFHGVDERVPVDGLKFGVRVLDRFIDAC is encoded by the coding sequence GTGAGCGAGCGGAGCGAGTCGACGGCGGGGCGGGCGGCGGCGCCGAAGGTGACGGCCGAGTCGGAGGTCGCCGGGATCTGTCGCGACCTGATCCGGATCGACACCAGCAACTACGGCGACGGCTCGGGCCCGGGGGAGCGCAAGGCCGCCGAGTACGTCGCGGAGCAGCTCGCGGAGTTCGGCATCGAGCCGCAGATCTTCGAGTCCGCCAAGGGGCGGGCCTCGACGGTCGTCCGGATCGAGGGCGAGGACCGTTCGCGTCCGGGCCTGCTGATCCACGGGCACACCGACGTCGTGCCCGCCAACGCGGCGGACTGGACGTACGACCCGTTCTCCGGCGAGATCGCGGACGGCTGCGTCTGGGGGCGCGGCGCGGTCGACATGAAGGACATGGACGCGATGACGCTGGCCGTCGTGCGCGACCGGCTGCGGACCGGGCGCAAGCCCCCGCGGGACCTGGTGCTGGCCTTCGTGGCGGACGAGGAGGCGGGCGGCACCTACGGCGCCCGGTACCTGGTCGACAAGCACCCGGACCTCTTCGAAGGGGTGACCGAGGGCATCGGCGAGGTCGGCGGCTTCTCGTTCACCGTCAACGACCAGGTCCGGCTCTACCTGGTGGAGACGGCCGAGAAGGGCATGCACTGGATGCGGCTCACGGTCGAGGGCCGGGCCGGGCACGGGTCGATGGAGAACGACGACAACGCCATCACCGAGTTGTGCGAGGCGGTGGCCCGGCTCGGGCGGCACACCTTCCCGCTGCGGATCACCAAGACCGTCCGCGCCTTCCTGGACGAGCTGTCCGACGCGCTCGGCGTGCGGCTCGACCCGGAGAACATGGACGAGACGCTGCGGGTGCTGGGCGGCATCGCCAAGATGATCGGCACCACGCTGCGCAACACCGCCCAGCCGACGATGCTCGGCGCCGGCTACAAGGTCAACGTGATCCCCGGGCAGGCCACCGCCCACGTGGACGGGCGCTTCCTGCCCGGCTACGAGGAGGAGTTCCTGGCCGAGCTGGACAGCGTGCTCGGCCCGCGCGTGAAGCGCGAGAGCCTGCACTCGGACAAGGCGATCGAGACCAGCTTCGACGGTGCGCTGGTCGAGGCGATGCAGAGCGCCCTGCAGGCGGAGGACCCGATCGCGCGGGCCGTGCCGTACTGCCTGTCCGGCGGGACGGACGCCAAGTCGTTCCAGGACCTCGGCATCCGCTGCTTCGGCTTCGCGCCGCTGCAACTGCCGCCGGAGCTGGACTTCGCCGGGATGTTCCACGGCGTGGACGAGCGGGTGCCGGTGGACGGGCTCAAGTTCGGCGTGCGGGTGCTGGACCGCTTCATCGACGCCTGCTGA
- a CDS encoding PadR family transcriptional regulator produces MVAGNASIPAADGPVASQLRKGVLEYCVLALLRDGPRYGVELLAELARVEVMATSQGTIYPLLSRLRRTGLADTHLRDSESGPPRRYYTLTDAGRSALEEFTTSWPSFRAAVDHFLTPGETP; encoded by the coding sequence ATGGTAGCTGGCAATGCAAGCATCCCTGCGGCGGACGGGCCCGTGGCGAGCCAACTCCGCAAGGGGGTGCTGGAGTACTGCGTCCTGGCCCTCCTCCGGGACGGACCCCGCTACGGCGTGGAGCTGCTGGCGGAGCTCGCCCGGGTCGAGGTGATGGCCACCAGCCAGGGCACGATCTACCCCCTGCTGTCCCGCCTCCGGCGGACCGGGCTCGCCGACACCCACCTGCGGGACTCCGAGAGCGGGCCGCCGCGCAGGTACTACACGCTGACCGACGCCGGCCGGAGCGCGCTGGAGGAGTTCACCACGAGCTGGCCCTCCTTCCGCGCCGCCGTCGACCACTTCCTCACCCCTGGAGAGACGCCGTGA
- a CDS encoding acyl-CoA dehydrogenase family protein: protein MSQDFDLFRISEEHEMLREAVRSLAEAKIAPFAAEVDEEGRFPQEALDALRGNDLHAVHVPEEFGGAGADALATVIVIEEVARVCASSSLIPAVNKLGSLPVQLAGSEELKAKYLGALARGEGMFSYCLSEPEAGSDAAGMRTRAVRDGDFWVLNGVKRWITNAGVSEFYTVMAVTDPELRSKGISAFVVEKGDEGVSFGAPERKLGIKGSPTREVYFDDVRIPADRMIGAEGSGFATAMRTLDHTRVTIAAQAVGIAQGALDYAKGYVRERRQFGKPIGDFQGVQFMLADMAMKLEAARQLTYAAAAKSQRGDADLTFFGASAKCFASDAAMEITTDAVQLLGGYGYTRDYPVERMMRDAKITQIYEGTNQVQRIVMARNLP from the coding sequence ATGAGCCAGGACTTCGATCTCTTCCGGATCTCCGAGGAGCACGAGATGCTGCGTGAGGCGGTGCGTTCGCTGGCCGAGGCGAAGATCGCTCCGTTCGCGGCGGAGGTGGACGAGGAGGGTCGGTTCCCGCAGGAGGCGTTGGACGCGTTGCGGGGCAACGACCTGCACGCGGTGCACGTGCCGGAGGAGTTCGGTGGTGCGGGGGCGGACGCGCTGGCGACGGTGATCGTGATCGAGGAGGTGGCGCGGGTGTGTGCCTCGTCGTCGTTGATCCCGGCGGTGAACAAGCTGGGGTCGTTGCCGGTGCAGTTGGCGGGGTCGGAGGAGTTGAAGGCGAAGTACCTGGGGGCGCTGGCGCGGGGTGAGGGGATGTTCTCGTACTGCCTGTCGGAGCCGGAGGCGGGTTCGGACGCGGCGGGGATGCGTACGCGTGCGGTGCGGGACGGTGATTTCTGGGTGCTGAACGGGGTGAAGCGCTGGATCACGAACGCGGGGGTGTCGGAGTTCTACACGGTGATGGCGGTGACGGATCCGGAGCTTCGGTCGAAGGGGATCTCGGCGTTCGTGGTGGAGAAGGGTGACGAGGGGGTGTCGTTCGGGGCGCCGGAGCGGAAGTTGGGGATCAAGGGGTCGCCGACGCGTGAGGTGTACTTCGACGATGTGCGGATTCCGGCGGATCGGATGATCGGTGCGGAGGGGTCGGGGTTCGCGACGGCGATGCGGACGCTGGACCACACGCGGGTGACGATCGCGGCGCAGGCGGTGGGGATCGCGCAGGGGGCGTTGGACTACGCGAAGGGGTATGTGCGGGAGCGTCGGCAGTTCGGGAAGCCGATCGGTGATTTCCAGGGTGTGCAGTTCATGTTGGCGGACATGGCGATGAAGCTGGAGGCGGCGCGGCAGTTGACGTACGCGGCGGCGGCGAAGTCGCAGCGGGGGGACGCGGATCTGACGTTCTTCGGGGCGTCGGCGAAGTGTTTCGCGTCGGACGCGGCGATGGAGATCACGACGGACGCGGTGCAGTTGCTGGGTGGGTACGGGTACACGCGGGACTACCCGGTGGAGCGGATGATGCGAGACGCGAAGATCACGCAGATCTACGAGGGCACCAACCAGGTCCAGCGGATCGTCATGGCCCGCAACCTGCCGTAA
- a CDS encoding TetR family transcriptional regulator has protein sequence MSEKEEQDQPMNDGPPKPAMREALVAAAFELFLERGFEQTTIDDIVSLAGVGRRSFFRYFPAKEDVVFPDHERSLAEMTEFLESGTGEEDPVRHACDAARLVLRMYAEQPSFSVQRYRLTRKVPGLRAYELSVVWRYEHMLAHYLRGRFAARADGALRADVIAAAVVSAHNHALRTWLRSGGESDWTTEVDAAMAFVTGTWSDRPAEAVPDGEADDVVVLVASRRAPLWRMVQGIESALEESRQVPQA, from the coding sequence ATGAGCGAGAAGGAAGAGCAGGACCAGCCCATGAACGACGGTCCGCCGAAGCCGGCGATGCGTGAAGCGCTCGTCGCCGCCGCCTTCGAACTCTTCCTGGAGCGGGGCTTCGAACAGACCACGATCGACGACATCGTCTCGCTCGCCGGAGTCGGCCGGCGCTCCTTCTTCCGCTACTTCCCGGCCAAGGAGGACGTGGTCTTCCCCGACCACGAACGCAGCCTCGCCGAGATGACGGAGTTCCTGGAGTCGGGCACCGGCGAGGAGGACCCGGTCCGGCACGCCTGCGACGCCGCCCGCCTCGTCCTGCGGATGTACGCCGAGCAGCCGTCCTTCTCCGTCCAGCGCTACCGGCTCACCCGCAAGGTGCCCGGCCTGCGGGCGTACGAGCTGTCGGTGGTCTGGCGCTACGAGCACATGCTCGCCCACTACCTGCGCGGGCGCTTCGCCGCACGGGCCGACGGGGCCCTGCGCGCCGACGTGATCGCGGCCGCGGTGGTCTCCGCACACAACCACGCGCTGCGCACCTGGCTGCGCTCCGGCGGCGAGAGCGACTGGACCACCGAGGTGGACGCGGCGATGGCCTTCGTCACCGGCACCTGGAGCGACCGGCCGGCCGAGGCGGTGCCGGACGGCGAGGCGGACGACGTCGTGGTGCTGGTCGCCAGTCGGCGGGCGCCGCTCTGGCGGATGGTGCAGGGCATCGAGAGCGCGCTGGAGGAGTCCCGGCAGGTCCCGCAGGCCTGA
- a CDS encoding DUF5703 family protein, which produces MTSPKPVRQPEYEYQSLRMPRGTSRNAARQLLTDHAEYGHWELDRLRLFPDGSRTVLLRRRIIRQVRSW; this is translated from the coding sequence TTGACTTCACCGAAGCCGGTCCGGCAGCCGGAGTACGAGTACCAGTCGTTGCGCATGCCGCGCGGTACCTCCCGCAACGCGGCGCGCCAGCTGCTCACCGACCATGCCGAATACGGGCATTGGGAGCTGGACAGGCTGCGGCTGTTCCCGGACGGTAGCCGGACGGTGCTGCTGCGGCGGCGAATCATCCGGCAGGTGCGGAGCTGGTGA
- a CDS encoding SWIM zinc finger family protein — MTSSAGFTEDDLSGLAGPRSFERGRGYRDAVAELDVGAERFTAVVSGTEAYEVVLELDAEYGLSGECDCPYGLDGNFCKHCVAVGLVVLEKWHELPRLKAEATARAGSLESWLGSRSREDLLLLVRELMDGDRTLRRRLELRAATAQADPAQLRSRITDLLAVGRFSRYGYVEYADAQAYALQAGEAVTAVRALTAEGQAGQAIALAREAIRLLGRAYDRIDDSAGCVGGVAADLDEAHLEACRSAPPDRAELADWLVDRLLGDHDHLVEAELADYRDLLGGPGLRRVRERAEEAARRSPAGRAEQDLMKQLAKAERALARAAGKGVPGPRPPAGPGPGDPGRPGDALEGYRRAIERLGPLTGDARYRELARLLLEVRSCHRALGTEPAFAAELAALRADHRRKRNLLRILDEHGL; from the coding sequence GTGACGAGCAGCGCCGGATTCACCGAGGACGACCTGAGCGGCCTGGCCGGGCCGCGCTCCTTCGAACGGGGCCGGGGCTACCGGGACGCGGTCGCCGAACTCGACGTCGGGGCGGAGCGGTTCACCGCGGTCGTGAGCGGCACCGAGGCCTACGAGGTGGTGCTCGAACTCGACGCGGAGTACGGGCTGTCGGGCGAGTGCGACTGCCCCTACGGGCTCGACGGCAACTTCTGCAAGCACTGCGTCGCGGTGGGCCTGGTGGTGCTGGAGAAGTGGCACGAGCTGCCCCGGCTCAAGGCCGAGGCGACGGCGCGGGCCGGCAGCCTGGAGTCCTGGCTGGGCTCGCGCTCGCGCGAGGACCTGCTGCTCCTGGTACGCGAGTTGATGGACGGCGACCGGACCCTGCGGCGTCGTCTGGAGCTCCGGGCCGCGACCGCGCAGGCCGATCCCGCCCAACTGCGCTCCCGGATCACCGATCTGCTCGCGGTGGGCCGCTTCAGCCGCTACGGGTACGTCGAGTACGCGGACGCCCAGGCGTACGCGCTCCAGGCCGGCGAGGCGGTGACCGCCGTCCGCGCGCTGACGGCGGAGGGGCAGGCCGGGCAGGCGATCGCCCTGGCGCGGGAGGCGATCCGGCTGCTCGGCCGGGCGTACGACCGGATCGACGACTCCGCCGGGTGCGTCGGCGGGGTCGCCGCCGATCTCGACGAGGCCCACCTGGAGGCCTGCCGGTCGGCGCCGCCGGACCGCGCCGAGCTGGCCGACTGGCTGGTCGACCGGCTGCTGGGCGACCACGACCACCTGGTGGAGGCGGAGCTGGCGGACTACCGCGACCTGCTGGGCGGGCCCGGTCTGCGCCGGGTCCGGGAGCGGGCGGAGGAGGCCGCCCGGCGCAGTCCCGCCGGCCGGGCCGAGCAGGACCTGATGAAGCAGCTGGCCAAGGCCGAACGGGCCCTCGCACGGGCGGCCGGCAAGGGCGTCCCGGGCCCGAGGCCGCCGGCCGGACCGGGCCCCGGCGACCCCGGCCGGCCCGGGGACGCCCTGGAGGGGTACCGCCGCGCGATCGAGCGGCTCGGTCCGCTCACCGGCGACGCCCGCTACCGCGAGCTGGCCCGGCTGCTGCTGGAGGTCCGCTCCTGCCACCGGGCACTGGGGACGGAGCCGGCGTTCGCGGCCGAACTCGCGGCCCTGCGGGCCGACCACCGGCGCAAGCGCAACCTCCTGCGGATCCTGGACGAGCACGGCCTCTGA
- a CDS encoding cysteine hydrolase family protein — protein MTTLEGRPRTALLVVDVQNGVVEEAHERDAVVANIGRLVAKARHEKVPVVWVQHSDPDLEPGSDGWRIVPELTPGDTEPLVGKTYGDTFEDTELETVLADLGVGRLVVAGAQTDQCIRSTLHGALVRGYDAVLVADAHTTEDQTAWGAPPPAQVIAHTNLYWTYQTAPGRTGGTVGTEDVDFGATS, from the coding sequence ATGACCACACTCGAAGGCCGTCCGCGGACCGCGCTGCTCGTCGTCGACGTGCAGAACGGCGTCGTCGAGGAAGCGCACGAGCGCGACGCCGTCGTCGCCAACATCGGCCGCCTGGTCGCGAAGGCCCGCCACGAGAAGGTCCCCGTCGTCTGGGTCCAGCACTCCGACCCGGACCTGGAGCCGGGGAGCGACGGCTGGCGGATCGTCCCCGAGCTGACGCCGGGCGACACCGAGCCGCTGGTCGGGAAGACCTACGGCGACACCTTCGAGGACACCGAGCTGGAGACCGTGCTGGCGGACCTCGGCGTCGGCCGGCTCGTCGTCGCCGGCGCGCAGACCGACCAGTGCATCCGCTCGACGCTGCACGGCGCCCTCGTCCGGGGCTACGACGCGGTCCTGGTCGCGGATGCCCACACCACCGAGGACCAGACCGCCTGGGGCGCGCCGCCGCCGGCCCAGGTCATCGCCCACACCAACCTGTACTGGACGTACCAGACGGCACCCGGCCGGACGGGCGGCACGGTGGGCACCGAGGACGTCGATTTCGGCGCCACGTCCTGA